In the Hordeum vulgare subsp. vulgare chromosome 7H, MorexV3_pseudomolecules_assembly, whole genome shotgun sequence genome, one interval contains:
- the LOC123408943 gene encoding oxysterol-binding protein-related protein 2A isoform X1, with protein sequence MTHSSSHHHHHHALCCLSSAPPQPEAPPTPAPEPAAATAAPGPGSVAVAGVLHKWTNYGRGWRERWFSLRDGVLSYSKIRTDAGGGEAAAAAGRIADDGEVRLIGGASARIAGGRRPEKPVGVVCLKVSAFRESKSDDRRFYIFSPTKTLHLKTDSKDDRVAWIEALILARSVYSLRSLSGRITFVQSDVSVSTTRLRNRMRQEGLNESLVQDCEQIMLSEFSSYRKQLKLRYEDHLSLFGSSRHHFEEGKDGNIIQGALTKNEFSSSRHGNFSEYSTTESDEFEKQDGGELTCEEDSTFFDAADYFTESNSRSSTMSGSTDCGVHSATNIENQGGQEVVDIQIQDSNNMLPEIKRRSKLPEPTEKEKGISLWSIIKDSVGKDLTRVCLPVYFNEPLSSLQKCFEDFEYSYLLDQAYEYGKVGNGLMRILKVAAFAISGYASSVARPCKPFNPLLGETYEADFPDRRIRFFAEKVSHHPMLIACHSEGKGWKFWGDSNLKSKFWGQSIQVDPVGVLTVEFDDGEIFKWSKVTTTINNLILGKLYCSHHGIMHIKGNRQYSCKLKFKEPSLLDRNTHLVQGFVEDNDGKKASFLIGKWDESMYYSNLDTSKVKSADQLQGASLLWEKNKPSPNPTRYNLSSFAITLNELTPELQEKLPPTDSRLRPDQRHLENGEYEKANTEKLRLERRQRMSTKLQDNGWKARWFEQDAEDGTYHYKGGYWEARDQGRWDGCLDIFGEFSEM encoded by the exons ATGACGCACAGCAgcagccaccaccaccaccaccacgcgctCTGCTGCCTCTCCTCCGCGCCGCCGCAGCCCGAAGCGCCGCCCACGCCGGCGCCCGAGCCCGCCGCGGCCACCGCTGCGCCGGGGCCGGGGTCGGTGGCGGTGGCCGGCGTGCTGCACAAGTGGACCAACTACGGCCGCGGGTGGCGGGAGCGCTGGTTCTCGCTCCGCGACGGGGTGCTCTCCTACTCCAAGATTCGGACCGACGCGGggggcggggaggcggcggcggcggcgggacggATCGCCGACGACGGGGAGGTCAGGCTGATCGGCGGCGCGTCCGCGAGGATCGCTGGGGGGCGCCGCCCGGAGAAGCCCGTCGGAGTCGTGTGCCTCAAG GTGTCCGCATTTCGGGAGAGCAAGTCCGACGACAGgagattctacatattttctcCCACAAAGACACTTCATTTGAAGACAGATTCGAAAGATGACCGCGTCGCTTGGATCGAGGCCTTGATATTGGCGAGGAGTGTTTATTCGCTCAGGTCACTCAGTGGAAGGATAACTTTTGTGCAGAGTGATGTTTCAGTTTCCACCACAAGGCTTCGAAATCGGATGCGCCAGGAGGGTTTAAACGAGAGTCTTGTACAGGACTGCGAACAGATTATGCTTTCGGAGTTTTCAAGCTACCGAAAGCAACTGAAGCTACGCTACGAGGATCATCTAAGCTTGTTTGGATCCAGCAGACACCATTTTGAG GAAGGTAAAGATGGAAATATAATACAGGGGGCGTTGACAAAAAATGAATTTTCTAGTTCCCGACATGGAAATTTTAGTG AATACAGCACAACAGAATCTGATGAATTTGAGAAGCAAGATGGTGGTGAATTGACTTgtgaagaggactctacattcttTGATGCTGCAGACTACTTCACTGAATCAAACAGCAGATCTTCAACAATGTCAGGTTCCACAGATTGTGGTGTACACAGTGCTACTAACATAGAAAACCAAGGTGGCCAGGAAGTTGTGGATATCCAAATTCAAGATTCTAACAACATGCTACCTGAAATCAAACGACGGAGTAAACTACCAGAACCTACTGAGAAAGAGAAAGGGATCAGCCTTTGGTCCATTATCAAAGATAGTGTTGGCAAGGATTTGACACGAGTATGCCTTCCAGTTTACTTCAACGAGCCACTTTCATCCCTTCAAAAGTGCTTTGAAGATTTCGAATATTCCTACCTTCTGGATCAAGCCTATGAATATGGAAAAGTG GGGAATGGCCTCATGAGAATCCTGAAAGTAGCTGCTTTTGCAATCTCTGGCTATGCTTCATCTGTCGCGAGACCTTGCAAACCATTCAATCCATTGTTAGGAGAGACTTATGAAGCTGATTTTCCTGATAGAAGGATACGCTTTTTTGCCGAGAAG GTTAGTCATCATCCGATGCTGATTGCCTGCCATTCTGAAGGCAAGGGCTGGAAATTCTGGGGCGACAGCAATCTAAAATCTAAGTTCTGGGGGCAGTCAATTCAAGTTGATCCTGTTGGCGTTTTGACAGTGGAATTTGATGATGGTGAAATCTTCAAGTGGAGTAAG GTGACAACAACTATTAATAACCTCATTCTTGGGAAGCTGTACTGCAGCCATCATGGAATCATGCACATAAAAGGGAATCGACAGTATTCATGTAAACTCAAGTTCAAAGAGCCATCACTGCTTGACCGCAATACTCACCTA GTACAAGGCTTCGTGGAAGACAATGATGGAAAGAAGGCTTCATTTTTAATAGGAAAATGGGACGAAAGTATGTACTATAGTAATTTAGATACTTCCAAGGTCAAGAGCGCCGATCAATTGCAAGGTGCCTCCCTACTTTGGGAAAAGAACAAACCTTCTCCCAACCCAACTCGTTACAATCTATCTTCTTTTGCGATCACATTGAATGAGCTGACCCCAGAGCTTCAG GAGAAACTCCCCCCTACCGATTCACGTCTGAGACCAGACCAGCGGCATTTAGAGAATGGCGAATATGAGAAGGCAAATACAGAGAAGTTGAGGTTGGAACGGCGGCAAAGAATG TCGACTAAACTTCAAGACAATGGTTGGAAGGCTCGATGGTTCGAGCAGGACGCTGAAGACGGGACATATCATTACAAAGGTGGGTACTGGGAAGCAAGGGACCAAGGACGTTGGGATGGATGCCTCGACATATTCGGGGAGTTTTCAGAAATGTGA
- the LOC123408943 gene encoding oxysterol-binding protein-related protein 2A isoform X3, producing MRQEGLNESLVQDCEQIMLSEFSSYRKQLKLRYEDHLSLFGSSRHHFEEGKDGNIIQGALTKNEFSSSRHGNFSEYSTTESDEFEKQDGGELTCEEDSTFFDAADYFTESNSRSSTMSGSTDCGVHSATNIENQGGQEVVDIQIQDSNNMLPEIKRRSKLPEPTEKEKGISLWSIIKDSVGKDLTRVCLPVYFNEPLSSLQKCFEDFEYSYLLDQAYEYGKVGNGLMRILKVAAFAISGYASSVARPCKPFNPLLGETYEADFPDRRIRFFAEKVSHHPMLIACHSEGKGWKFWGDSNLKSKFWGQSIQVDPVGVLTVEFDDGEIFKWSKVTTTINNLILGKLYCSHHGIMHIKGNRQYSCKLKFKEPSLLDRNTHLVQGFVEDNDGKKASFLIGKWDESMYYSNLDTSKVKSADQLQGASLLWEKNKPSPNPTRYNLSSFAITLNELTPELQEKLPPTDSRLRPDQRHLENGEYEKANTEKLRLERRQRMSTKLQDNGWKARWFEQDAEDGTYHYKGGYWEARDQGRWDGCLDIFGEFSEM from the exons ATGCGCCAGGAGGGTTTAAACGAGAGTCTTGTACAGGACTGCGAACAGATTATGCTTTCGGAGTTTTCAAGCTACCGAAAGCAACTGAAGCTACGCTACGAGGATCATCTAAGCTTGTTTGGATCCAGCAGACACCATTTTGAG GAAGGTAAAGATGGAAATATAATACAGGGGGCGTTGACAAAAAATGAATTTTCTAGTTCCCGACATGGAAATTTTAGTG AATACAGCACAACAGAATCTGATGAATTTGAGAAGCAAGATGGTGGTGAATTGACTTgtgaagaggactctacattcttTGATGCTGCAGACTACTTCACTGAATCAAACAGCAGATCTTCAACAATGTCAGGTTCCACAGATTGTGGTGTACACAGTGCTACTAACATAGAAAACCAAGGTGGCCAGGAAGTTGTGGATATCCAAATTCAAGATTCTAACAACATGCTACCTGAAATCAAACGACGGAGTAAACTACCAGAACCTACTGAGAAAGAGAAAGGGATCAGCCTTTGGTCCATTATCAAAGATAGTGTTGGCAAGGATTTGACACGAGTATGCCTTCCAGTTTACTTCAACGAGCCACTTTCATCCCTTCAAAAGTGCTTTGAAGATTTCGAATATTCCTACCTTCTGGATCAAGCCTATGAATATGGAAAAGTG GGGAATGGCCTCATGAGAATCCTGAAAGTAGCTGCTTTTGCAATCTCTGGCTATGCTTCATCTGTCGCGAGACCTTGCAAACCATTCAATCCATTGTTAGGAGAGACTTATGAAGCTGATTTTCCTGATAGAAGGATACGCTTTTTTGCCGAGAAG GTTAGTCATCATCCGATGCTGATTGCCTGCCATTCTGAAGGCAAGGGCTGGAAATTCTGGGGCGACAGCAATCTAAAATCTAAGTTCTGGGGGCAGTCAATTCAAGTTGATCCTGTTGGCGTTTTGACAGTGGAATTTGATGATGGTGAAATCTTCAAGTGGAGTAAG GTGACAACAACTATTAATAACCTCATTCTTGGGAAGCTGTACTGCAGCCATCATGGAATCATGCACATAAAAGGGAATCGACAGTATTCATGTAAACTCAAGTTCAAAGAGCCATCACTGCTTGACCGCAATACTCACCTA GTACAAGGCTTCGTGGAAGACAATGATGGAAAGAAGGCTTCATTTTTAATAGGAAAATGGGACGAAAGTATGTACTATAGTAATTTAGATACTTCCAAGGTCAAGAGCGCCGATCAATTGCAAGGTGCCTCCCTACTTTGGGAAAAGAACAAACCTTCTCCCAACCCAACTCGTTACAATCTATCTTCTTTTGCGATCACATTGAATGAGCTGACCCCAGAGCTTCAG GAGAAACTCCCCCCTACCGATTCACGTCTGAGACCAGACCAGCGGCATTTAGAGAATGGCGAATATGAGAAGGCAAATACAGAGAAGTTGAGGTTGGAACGGCGGCAAAGAATG TCGACTAAACTTCAAGACAATGGTTGGAAGGCTCGATGGTTCGAGCAGGACGCTGAAGACGGGACATATCATTACAAAGGTGGGTACTGGGAAGCAAGGGACCAAGGACGTTGGGATGGATGCCTCGACATATTCGGGGAGTTTTCAGAAATGTGA
- the LOC123408943 gene encoding oxysterol-binding protein-related protein 2A isoform X2, with translation MTHSSSHHHHHHALCCLSSAPPQPEAPPTPAPEPAAATAAPGPGSVAVAGVLHKWTNYGRGWRERWFSLRDGVLSYSKIRTDAGGGEAAAAAGRIADDGEVRLIGGASARIAGGRRPEKPVGVVCLKVSAFRESKSDDRRFYIFSPTKTLHLKTDSKDDRVAWIEALILARSVYSLRSLSGRITFVQSDVSVSTTRLRNRMRQEGLNESLVQDCEQIMLSEFSSYRKQLKLRYEDHLSLFGSSRHHFEEGKDGNIIQGALTKNEFSSSRHGNFSEYSTTESDEFEKQDGGELTCEEDSTFFDAADYFTESNSRSSTMSGSTDCGVHSATNIENQGGQEVVDIQIQDSNNMLPEIKRRSKLPEPTEKEKGISLWSIIKDSVGKDLTRVCLPVYFNEPLSSLQKCFEDFEYSYLLDQAYEYGKVGNGLMRILKVAAFAISGYASSVARPCKPFNPLLGETYEADFPDRRIRFFAEKVSHHPMLIACHSEGKGWKFWGDSNLKSKFWGQSIQVDPVGVLTVEFDDGEIFKWSKVTTTINNLILGKLYCSHHGIMHIKGNRQYSCKLKFKEPSLLDRNTHLLFLVNPCSFLAYTFIS, from the exons ATGACGCACAGCAgcagccaccaccaccaccaccacgcgctCTGCTGCCTCTCCTCCGCGCCGCCGCAGCCCGAAGCGCCGCCCACGCCGGCGCCCGAGCCCGCCGCGGCCACCGCTGCGCCGGGGCCGGGGTCGGTGGCGGTGGCCGGCGTGCTGCACAAGTGGACCAACTACGGCCGCGGGTGGCGGGAGCGCTGGTTCTCGCTCCGCGACGGGGTGCTCTCCTACTCCAAGATTCGGACCGACGCGGggggcggggaggcggcggcggcggcgggacggATCGCCGACGACGGGGAGGTCAGGCTGATCGGCGGCGCGTCCGCGAGGATCGCTGGGGGGCGCCGCCCGGAGAAGCCCGTCGGAGTCGTGTGCCTCAAG GTGTCCGCATTTCGGGAGAGCAAGTCCGACGACAGgagattctacatattttctcCCACAAAGACACTTCATTTGAAGACAGATTCGAAAGATGACCGCGTCGCTTGGATCGAGGCCTTGATATTGGCGAGGAGTGTTTATTCGCTCAGGTCACTCAGTGGAAGGATAACTTTTGTGCAGAGTGATGTTTCAGTTTCCACCACAAGGCTTCGAAATCGGATGCGCCAGGAGGGTTTAAACGAGAGTCTTGTACAGGACTGCGAACAGATTATGCTTTCGGAGTTTTCAAGCTACCGAAAGCAACTGAAGCTACGCTACGAGGATCATCTAAGCTTGTTTGGATCCAGCAGACACCATTTTGAG GAAGGTAAAGATGGAAATATAATACAGGGGGCGTTGACAAAAAATGAATTTTCTAGTTCCCGACATGGAAATTTTAGTG AATACAGCACAACAGAATCTGATGAATTTGAGAAGCAAGATGGTGGTGAATTGACTTgtgaagaggactctacattcttTGATGCTGCAGACTACTTCACTGAATCAAACAGCAGATCTTCAACAATGTCAGGTTCCACAGATTGTGGTGTACACAGTGCTACTAACATAGAAAACCAAGGTGGCCAGGAAGTTGTGGATATCCAAATTCAAGATTCTAACAACATGCTACCTGAAATCAAACGACGGAGTAAACTACCAGAACCTACTGAGAAAGAGAAAGGGATCAGCCTTTGGTCCATTATCAAAGATAGTGTTGGCAAGGATTTGACACGAGTATGCCTTCCAGTTTACTTCAACGAGCCACTTTCATCCCTTCAAAAGTGCTTTGAAGATTTCGAATATTCCTACCTTCTGGATCAAGCCTATGAATATGGAAAAGTG GGGAATGGCCTCATGAGAATCCTGAAAGTAGCTGCTTTTGCAATCTCTGGCTATGCTTCATCTGTCGCGAGACCTTGCAAACCATTCAATCCATTGTTAGGAGAGACTTATGAAGCTGATTTTCCTGATAGAAGGATACGCTTTTTTGCCGAGAAG GTTAGTCATCATCCGATGCTGATTGCCTGCCATTCTGAAGGCAAGGGCTGGAAATTCTGGGGCGACAGCAATCTAAAATCTAAGTTCTGGGGGCAGTCAATTCAAGTTGATCCTGTTGGCGTTTTGACAGTGGAATTTGATGATGGTGAAATCTTCAAGTGGAGTAAG GTGACAACAACTATTAATAACCTCATTCTTGGGAAGCTGTACTGCAGCCATCATGGAATCATGCACATAAAAGGGAATCGACAGTATTCATGTAAACTCAAGTTCAAAGAGCCATCACTGCTTGACCGCAATACTCACCTA CTGTTTCTGGTGAATCCCTGTTCATTCCTTGCATACACCTTCATTTCCTAA